The Flavobacteriales bacterium DNA segment GGCTATTTAACATCTTTTACCGAAGTGGATGGCTCTGTTACCAATGAGTTACAAACCATTTCAAAATCTGGAAGTACTGTTACGTTGAGTAATGGTGGAGGATCATTTACTGATGACGACACTCAATTAACTGAAGCTCAAGTGGATGCTTATGCTAATAACAATGGGTATCTGACTTCTTTTACTGAGGTCGATGGCTCGGTTACCAATGAGTTACAAAACCTTTCTTTAAGTGGAACGACTTTGAGTATTAGCAGTGGGAATAATGTTAACCTAAGTGCTTTTAATGGTGATATTACAGGGGTAACTGCTGGCGTTGGATTAACGGGCGGAGGTACAAATGGAGCTTTAACGATTAATGCTGCTGCTAATAATGGAATTACAGTTAACGCTGGAGCGGATAGAATCCAATTAGGGGGAGCTTTAGTTCAAAACACGACAATAACAAATGGTAACTTTGGAATGACCTTTAACCTTAATGGCACAGGTGATTTTACCGTTCAAGATGCAGGGGTAAGTCACTTTCAAGTTGCTGACAATGGGCTTACTTTCTTCGGTGATGATGCTTATTGGAGAGATGGAACTACTGGCGGTACCAACTTGATGTCGCTCATAGACGATGGGGATGATGGGAGGTTAAGAATTTATGAAAATGGAGTGCCTTCTGTTGACTTAGATGCCAACTCTCAATTTGTCTTCAATGAACAGGGGTTAGACAGAAATTTTAGAGTAGAATCAAACAATAACTCAGCAATGCTATTTGTAGATGCCGGCACAAATAGAGTGGGATTAGGCATTACAGGACCATCCAGCACTTTAGATGTGAATGGTAATGCTAGAATTAGAAATATTCCTACAACTTCTTCGTCTGCTGCTGCTCCTCTATATGCTGATGCTAGTGGAAATATCTATAAAAAAACCTCAACTTTTAATAGTGGGGTTAATGGTTTTAGTATTTTGCCCTCTGGTATGATTATGCAATGGGGAACAATTACCAGTGTTCCTTTAAACCAATCTTTTAACACGGTTACTTTTCCTATTGCTTTTCCAAATGCCTGTAGAAACGTTCAAGCTACTATTCATCGAAATGCGGCAATCAGTGGAACAGTAGCTACTGTTGTTAGAAATGTAAGTAATACTGGATGCCAAATAGCTGGAGACCATGATACCAGCGTTAGTACAGGTAATATTAATTGGTTTGCTATTGGCTTTTAAATAACAATTTTTAACCCATTGTTTTTCATTATTCTGTTCTAAAATAGTACATTCGCAAAATAAAATTCAAGTAAAAAGTGAGGACAACTGGTAAAATAAAGACAACTGAAGTTTCTACGGTATTAGGAATGTCTTTATTGCTATTCTTATTAGGACTTTTAGCTTATGTATTGGCTATCACTAATTCAGCAGCTAAAGAAATCAAACAGCAGTTGGTTGTTGATGTCTATTTTAGAGATGATGCTCGAGAGATTGATGTTAGAAAACTTGAAAAAGAATTATTATCCATGCCAGCTGTAATTGCGGCAAACTATATTTCAAAGGATTCGGCCAAGGCAATTCTTATGGAACAACAGGGAGAAGATGTTTTTGAAATTATAGATGGTGTAAATCCTTTAAAACAGCTGATTGTTGTTAATCTTGGTACAGCTTATGTCAACAAAGACTCTGCTGCTGTTTTTAAAGAAACTTTATTGGCTAAAAACGAATACATTATTGATGAAGTATTTTATAATCAAGCCCACTTTTTAGAAATTGGACAATCGTTTAATAAGCTGAAAATCTTCTTATTAATCGCTGCACTTTTACTACTAATCATAGCAATATTGTTGATTAACAACACTATTCGATTAGCGGTATTTTCTAAACGTTTTTTAATTCGTACGATGCAATTAGTAGGAGCTAAATCTTCCTTTATAAGGAGACCATTTTTACGTTCCTCAATTATTCAAGGGATTATTTCTGCTTTTATAGGTATTTTATTACTGCTTGGAGCAGGATATTTACTTGCTGAGTTCAATCCACAATCCATAGAAAGTATTACGGCATCTGTAGCTATTTTTGACCAAGAAATGCTTCTAATAGGCTATATTTTTGGAGGAATGATTATATCAGGTATTCTTATCAGTTATATTTCTACATTTTTTGCTTTAAATAAATATCTTTGGATAAAAACCGATAAACTTTTTTAAATAACATAGACCATGTCGAATAACAGACTAGCAATTCCAGTAGAGAATTACAAATACATATTAATTGGATTAATTATAACCGTAATCGGCTTCTTCTTAATGGAAGGTGGCGGTTCTGAAGATGTCAATGTCTTTATTGAAGAGGAACTGTTCTCTTTTAGAAGAATAACCCTAGCTCCTTTTGTGGTGATGACAGGCTTTGGTATTGTATTATATGCTATTCTAAAGCGTCCTAAGCAGAGTGAACCTACTTCAAATTCTACTGAAGAATAATTATACTGAATGGATACTTTATCAGCGATTATCCTTGGTATTATACAAGGTTTAACAGAGTTTTTACCCGTAAGTAGTAGTGGACACCTGGAATTAGCTAAAGCTTTTTTAGGAAGTGATGCTATTCCCAAAGAAAGTATGTTGATGACTGTTGTTCTGCACTTTGCAACAGCTTTAAGTACGGTGGTTATTTTTAGAAAGGATCTTTTTCAAATCTTTAAAGGATTATTAGCTTTTAAATGGAATGAAGAGTTTCAATTTTCAATTAAGATTGTTATTTCTATGATACCAGCAGCTATTGTTGGTGTGCTATTTGACGACATCATCGAATCTTTTTTTAATGGACAGATACTATTGGTTGGGGTTATGCTAATCTTAACTGGAGGCTTACTATTCTTAGCCGATAGAGCTAAAAACACGAATAAAGACGTTTCATACATAGGAGCTTTAATCATTGGAATTTCGCAAGCTATAGCAATTCTTCCAGGAATATCTAGATCTGGAGCTACGATATCTACATCTGTATTAATGGGGATTGATAGAGAAAAAGCAGCTCGTTTTTCTTTTTTAATGGTTGTTCCGCTAATTTTTGGGAAAATAGCTAAAGATGTTTTAAGTGATGATTTTACCCTTTCCAATGTGAATACTTCGGCATTAGGTATTGGTTTTGTTGCTGCATTTATCACTGGATTATTTGCTTGTACTTGGATGATTTCTCTTGTAAAGAAGAGTAAATTAGCTTATTTCTCATTCTACTGTTTTATAGCGGGTATTACAGCTATTATTTGGCAATTTAACGCATAGTTTATGGCATCTAAAATCTATAATTTTAGAAAAGGAGAAATCCTATTAGTAAACAAACCTTTAGAATGGACGTCTTTTGATGTAGTCAATAAATTAAGATACCCACTTAAAAAGAAATACAATATCAAACGCTTAAAAGTTGGTCATGCAGGAACTTTGGACCCTTTAGCGACGGGATTGTTGGTAATTTGTACAGGAAGGAAAACCAAAGAGATTACTTCTTTTATCAATGATGTTAAGGTTTACACTGGAATTATTCAATTGGGGGCTACTACTCCATCTTATGACTTAGAAACGGCTATTGACAACACTTTTGAAACGGCCCATATTACGCAAGCTTTAATTGATGAAATTAAACTTCAATTTTTAGGTGAGCAAGATCAAGTTCCTCCTATATTTTCTGCTAAAAAGGTTAACGGTAAAAGAGCGTATAATGCCGCTAGGAAAGGAGAGAATATTGAGCTAAAACCCAATAAGATTACAATTTTTGAATTGGAATTAGCCTTAAAAGAGAACCATGAAATTCATTTCTATGTTAAAAGCTCTAAAGGCACCTATATTCGTTCTCTAGCACGCGATATAGGTAAAGCACTAAATTCCGGTGGGCACTTGACTAAACTCCATAGAGAAGCTTCTGGAGCATTTGACATTCAAAATGCACAAAGTATTGAGTATTGGCAAAAAGAAATCAATGAATGTGAAGTAGGTGATTTGGAGTTGTGATGTTAAATTAAATTTATTCCTTTAATTTAAAACCATAGAAAGCACATCTATTTCTTGAAAACATTTTTACATCTCCTTTTTTATTGAGAAGTTCTACAGCCTTTAGCCATTGTTCGTGAGTAATAGAGGTTGTTGAATTTAAACTTCTATAGTGATTATAAGACCAGTAAATATCAATTTCTTCAATATCTAAAAACTCTTCTACATCAATATAACGAGCTATAAAATCAAATTCAACAATTTCATTTTCACATTCTATTCGAATGCCAAAACCGTGTCTTAAAAATCTTGTTATACCAACATCATTAAAAGATCCTGACCTTGGAATTCCATTATGATTCGGATTTTGTATTACCCAATTATCAACAGATAAATTATATAATTTCCAAAGTTTTTGAGTTCTTAAAAGATACGCTCTTAAATGCACTTTTACTAAGTCATCTAAAGAATTAAACTCCATATTAACCCCAATAGATCTCTAGAATACTTTGTTTTGATTACTTAGAAATAATCTCAAACAACTCATCTAAGTTAGGAATCAAAATCACTTCAATTCTTCTGTTCTTAGCTTTATCATTTGGATCAACTGGTAAATATTGACTTCGTCCAGCTGCTGAGATTGTTGCAGGGTTGATACTCGAATTTCCTAACATAATTTCTACAACACTTGTTGCTCTCAACACACTTAATTCCCAGTTGTTCTTAGGGTGTGTAGAAGCGTTCATTTTATCAGTATCAGTATGTCCTTCTACCAATACTTCTAAATCTTGTTGGTCTTGTAAAACTTTCGCTAAAGAAATTAGAGCAGACTTTCCTTCTGTATTAATTTTAGTACTTCCAGATGGGAACAGTAACTTTGCTTCCATACTAACATATACTCTTCCATTTTTTTGTTCTACAGTTAGTCCTTTGTCTTTGAAACCTAATAACGCTGCAGCTACTTTATCTTTTAATGCATTTACGGCTGCATCTTTACTCGCTATTAAATCTTCTAATTCTTTAACACGTTGTTCTCTACTCTTTAAGTCAGCAGATAGTTGATTTAAAGTAGCTTCTTTTTTGTTTAATTGAGCCTCTAAAAGCTTTAATTCTTTTTCCAATCGGTTTAATTCATCTTCTTTACGTTGCAACTCAAGACGTGTTGCATTTAAATCATTCATCAAACGTTGATTTTCAATTGTACTTCCGCGTTGTAAATCTTCTAATTGTTTTTGAATTCTCATATTCAGGGCATCAATTTTATCATATTGACGCTCTTTCATTCTTAAAGATTTACCTAAAAGGGTCGTATCAGACTTTAGTCTACCAACACTTTTATCGAGCACATCTATCTTAGATTTTAACTCAGCATTTTCGGTTTCATAACCTAAGTTTTGGGCCTTTACACTCTTTAATTCATCAGAACAAGCAGCCTCTTTCTTTTCTAATTCTTCAAATTTTCTTGCA contains these protein-coding regions:
- a CDS encoding permease-like cell division protein FtsX, coding for MRTTGKIKTTEVSTVLGMSLLLFLLGLLAYVLAITNSAAKEIKQQLVVDVYFRDDAREIDVRKLEKELLSMPAVIAANYISKDSAKAILMEQQGEDVFEIIDGVNPLKQLIVVNLGTAYVNKDSAAVFKETLLAKNEYIIDEVFYNQAHFLEIGQSFNKLKIFLLIAALLLLIIAILLINNTIRLAVFSKRFLIRTMQLVGAKSSFIRRPFLRSSIIQGIISAFIGILLLLGAGYLLAEFNPQSIESITASVAIFDQEMLLIGYIFGGMIISGILISYISTFFALNKYLWIKTDKLF
- a CDS encoding DUF3098 domain-containing protein, which encodes MSNNRLAIPVENYKYILIGLIITVIGFFLMEGGGSEDVNVFIEEELFSFRRITLAPFVVMTGFGIVLYAILKRPKQSEPTSNSTEE
- a CDS encoding undecaprenyl-diphosphate phosphatase; its protein translation is MDTLSAIILGIIQGLTEFLPVSSSGHLELAKAFLGSDAIPKESMLMTVVLHFATALSTVVIFRKDLFQIFKGLLAFKWNEEFQFSIKIVISMIPAAIVGVLFDDIIESFFNGQILLVGVMLILTGGLLFLADRAKNTNKDVSYIGALIIGISQAIAILPGISRSGATISTSVLMGIDREKAARFSFLMVVPLIFGKIAKDVLSDDFTLSNVNTSALGIGFVAAFITGLFACTWMISLVKKSKLAYFSFYCFIAGITAIIWQFNA
- the truB gene encoding tRNA pseudouridine(55) synthase TruB; the encoded protein is MASKIYNFRKGEILLVNKPLEWTSFDVVNKLRYPLKKKYNIKRLKVGHAGTLDPLATGLLVICTGRKTKEITSFINDVKVYTGIIQLGATTPSYDLETAIDNTFETAHITQALIDEIKLQFLGEQDQVPPIFSAKKVNGKRAYNAARKGENIELKPNKITIFELELALKENHEIHFYVKSSKGTYIRSLARDIGKALNSGGHLTKLHREASGAFDIQNAQSIEYWQKEINECEVGDLEL
- a CDS encoding OmpA family protein, with protein sequence MNKLTVLVAVSLATITACVPARKFEELEKKEAACSDELKSVKAQNLGYETENAELKSKIDVLDKSVGRLKSDTTLLGKSLRMKERQYDKIDALNMRIQKQLEDLQRGSTIENQRLMNDLNATRLELQRKEDELNRLEKELKLLEAQLNKKEATLNQLSADLKSREQRVKELEDLIASKDAAVNALKDKVAAALLGFKDKGLTVEQKNGRVYVSMEAKLLFPSGSTKINTEGKSALISLAKVLQDQQDLEVLVEGHTDTDKMNASTHPKNNWELSVLRATSVVEIMLGNSSINPATISAAGRSQYLPVDPNDKAKNRRIEVILIPNLDELFEIISK